CGAAGGTCGCAGATTAACATAACTTATTTATTTTTCATTATTCTATGTCCCCTGAATCTGTCGCACTCCTTGCGAAAGCCATCGCCGTCGGCGTTGGCGGTATCGGCCCGGCGCTTGCCATCGGTTTTATCGGCATGAAGGCGGTAGAAGGTATCGGCCGAAATCCCGAAGCCACCGGCAAAATCTTTGTGCCGATGCTGCTTGGTATGGCATTCGCGGAAGCCATCGCCATTTACGCCCTTGTTGTCTCTTTCACGCTCTAGGACGTTTCCTTCTGCTCCGATGCCGGAGCAGGGCTGAGATGTTCTTCTCTCTTTATTCTATGTCTGTCGAACCACAAACGATTGCTCAAACGGTTGAAGCCGCCACAGCCGCTGGCCCCATTGAGGCCTTCGGTCTTAATGTGAAGATTTTCTTTGCACAACTCGTGAACTTTCTTCTCGTGCTTGTGGTGCTTTGGCGATTTGTCTATCGGCCGGTGGTGGCAATGCTTGAAGCGCGCGAGGAGAAGATCAAAAAAAGTGTGGAGCATGCAGAAGAGATTGAACGGAAACTGAAGGAAACGGAGCGCGCGCGCGAGGAAGCGTTGGCGCAAACACGTCTGGAGGCGACACGGTTGATTGAAGAGGCTCAAGCGAAGGCGGAAGAGAAGCAACAGGAAGTCTTAGCCAAAACACGTAAGGAGGCCGAGAAGATTGTCTACGCCAGTCGCGCACACATTGCCGAGGAGCGTGAAAAAATGTTCGCCGATGTGCGTGGGGAAGTTGCGGGGCTTGTCGTGGCGGCCGCCGAGAAAATTCTTGCGAGTTCGGTTGATAAGAAGCGTTCGGAAGCAATGACCGAAGAAGTAATGAAGGAGGCTGGACTATGAAAAAGCCTGCGGTCTATTGGGCACGGCTTCTCTACACCCTTGCCTCGCAGAAAACAGGCGAGGAGTT
The DNA window shown above is from Candidatus Uhrbacteria bacterium and carries:
- the atpE gene encoding ATP synthase F0 subunit C, with amino-acid sequence MSPESVALLAKAIAVGVGGIGPALAIGFIGMKAVEGIGRNPEATGKIFVPMLLGMAFAEAIAIYALVVSFTL
- the atpF gene encoding F0F1 ATP synthase subunit B, coding for MSVEPQTIAQTVEAATAAGPIEAFGLNVKIFFAQLVNFLLVLVVLWRFVYRPVVAMLEAREEKIKKSVEHAEEIERKLKETERAREEALAQTRLEATRLIEEAQAKAEEKQQEVLAKTRKEAEKIVYASRAHIAEEREKMFADVRGEVAGLVVAAAEKILASSVDKKRSEAMTEEVMKEAGL